The following are from one region of the Tenacibaculum dicentrarchi genome:
- a CDS encoding TIR domain-containing protein, producing MNNKVSIFYSWQSDCPSDTNQKAISICIEEAKLKIKKDNNEIDISIDEAIRNKSGSPEIPKTIIEKIEKSDIFICDLTTINSSCNCNNRKSPNPNVVFELGYAVSMLGWERIIMVFNKKYGNFKDELPFDLEKRRVSEFKIDDKNDKSGKGNLTSILKTGIESIINLNPSKPYKIENNSVKRDRDIVILNQFLSSIHIETIDIFIQNLPTMIKNDMFFYFDLVRKLFESSNFFIYDDDLKIKLYNFYKNWISIIRYDNLFTSNNFNKDLILNLKFDVFEKKQDELDFKKMTVKSSEINVTFKELLDYIKKNYLIVDIEKNSELAKGKFIKYNS from the coding sequence ATGAACAATAAAGTAAGTATATTTTACTCTTGGCAGAGTGACTGCCCTTCAGATACTAATCAAAAAGCCATTAGTATTTGCATTGAAGAAGCTAAACTCAAAATAAAAAAAGACAACAATGAAATTGATATTTCAATTGATGAAGCTATAAGAAACAAATCAGGTAGCCCTGAAATACCTAAAACAATAATTGAGAAAATAGAAAAATCAGATATTTTTATTTGTGACCTTACAACGATAAATAGTAGTTGCAATTGTAATAACCGTAAATCTCCTAATCCAAATGTTGTTTTCGAGTTAGGATATGCTGTGTCTATGTTAGGATGGGAGAGAATTATTATGGTATTCAATAAAAAATATGGTAACTTTAAAGATGAATTACCATTTGATTTAGAAAAAAGAAGAGTTTCAGAATTTAAAATTGATGATAAAAATGATAAATCTGGAAAAGGGAATTTAACATCTATACTCAAAACAGGAATTGAATCGATTATTAATTTAAACCCTTCAAAACCATACAAGATTGAAAATAATAGCGTAAAAAGAGATAGAGACATTGTTATTCTCAATCAATTTTTATCTTCAATACACATAGAAACAATTGATATTTTTATTCAGAATTTACCCACTATGATTAAAAACGATATGTTCTTCTATTTTGATTTGGTAAGAAAATTATTTGAAAGTAGTAACTTCTTTATTTATGATGATGACCTAAAAATAAAATTATATAATTTTTATAAAAATTGGATTTCAATCATCCGATATGACAATTTATTTACTTCAAATAATTTTAATAAAGACTTGATATTGAATTTAAAATTTGATGTTTTTGAAAAAAAACAAGACGAATTAGATTTTAAAAAGATGACAGTTAAGTCTTCAGAAATTAATGTAACATTTAAAGAACTTCTTGATTACATCAAAAAAAATTATTTAATAGTTGACATTGAAAAAAACAGTGAATTAGCTAAAGGAAAATTTATAAAATACAACAGCTAA
- a CDS encoding ComEC/Rec2 family competence protein, whose amino-acid sequence MNSLEIDFLPVGNGEKSGDAIAFRYGNFSNPSEQKVIIIDGGTKESGKELCKLIKETYKTYIIDIVICTHPDGDHASGLREVLGDEELTIKSLIIHKPWEHSKEIKDLFHDGRITSNSLSERLKEAYNFAYECVEIAERRGIKIYEPFSGLSYDNKIIRVLGPDKNYYLSLLPDFAKSPKAKETSLQKSFSAVKEAVNWVRESMQIETLSEDGETSAENNSSAVVLLELDGDKYLFTGDTGIPALKRIIDYCNNKGIDISNVKFMQVPHHGSKRNISPSILNSIKCKTAYVSASKDAPKHPAKKVINAYIRRGAKVYTTEGTGLNHHINTNTRIGWSSATPKPFSENVED is encoded by the coding sequence ATGAATAGTTTAGAAATAGATTTTTTACCTGTCGGAAATGGAGAAAAGAGCGGAGATGCTATTGCTTTTAGGTATGGTAATTTTTCCAATCCATCGGAACAGAAAGTTATTATAATTGATGGAGGCACAAAAGAATCAGGAAAAGAGTTATGTAAGCTTATAAAAGAAACATACAAGACATACATAATTGATATAGTTATTTGTACTCATCCGGATGGTGACCACGCATCTGGCTTAAGAGAAGTTCTTGGTGATGAAGAATTAACAATTAAATCCTTAATAATACATAAGCCTTGGGAACACTCTAAAGAGATTAAAGATTTATTTCACGATGGACGGATTACATCAAATAGTTTATCTGAAAGGCTTAAAGAAGCTTATAATTTCGCTTACGAGTGTGTAGAGATTGCAGAACGTAGAGGAATTAAAATATACGAACCATTTAGTGGTTTATCATATGATAATAAAATCATTAGAGTTCTTGGTCCAGATAAGAATTATTATTTATCATTACTTCCAGATTTTGCAAAAAGTCCTAAAGCTAAAGAAACAAGTCTTCAAAAGTCATTTAGTGCTGTAAAAGAAGCTGTCAATTGGGTTAGAGAATCAATGCAAATAGAGACTTTAAGTGAAGATGGTGAAACTTCTGCAGAAAATAATTCTAGTGCTGTTGTTCTTCTTGAACTGGACGGAGATAAATATTTATTTACTGGAGATACTGGAATTCCAGCTCTGAAAAGAATTATTGACTACTGCAATAATAAAGGAATTGATATTTCAAATGTGAAATTTATGCAAGTACCTCACCACGGAAGTAAAAGGAACATTTCACCTAGTATTCTAAATTCTATAAAATGTAAAACTGCATATGTATCAGCTTCTAAAGATGCTCCTAAACACCCTGCAAAAAAAGTGATTAATGCTTATATTAGAAGAGGTGCAAAAGTCTACACAACTGAGGGAACTGGACTAAATCATCATATAAATACTAATACTAGAATTGGATGGTCATCAGCAACACCAAAACCATTCTCTGAAAACGTTGAAGATTAA